A genomic window from Sulfurospirillum multivorans DSM 12446 includes:
- a CDS encoding DEAD/DEAH box helicase has translation MSSSIVTASFADLVKNKASVLSGAISRIVQPKFKGVENPKKYEGQMRSLLQLKRAPFPRQARLIAASSEHLKKNDSLIISAEMGTGKTISGISIAYLITLACQGFNKNPIKPFKTFIMCPSHLVSKWASEIEVTLGKKDKAAIPYQIVIVKRWDDLAGYHLRALENKTYFFILSKETAKLSYPKRATYNMRKRLIVNENEEKVLSYQYTCPDCGCILDESPFKYHTPDIQRVCDCGSVLRQVDKNKSSNTRLSVAEYIKKQFPKGWIDILFLDELHELKGGDTGQGNAFGAIASMSKKCVGLTGTLLNGYASSLFYILYRLNPRLMKETLKLQYKDVERFVELYGAREEIYDAKESNTEGVVTKKGAKVSMKEIPRISPYLLTLLLPFTIFLRLDEMNIELPDYEESVELVEPDKEWLSTYQNYLSDIAKEVREDKRVLGALANDAISVCDLPFMDFAPNFGQSFYKAPVDESFITAKEKALINKVRDELKKGRKCLVFATYTNLGVSKRLQTLLSERLKGFVIKCLPSSVEASKREKWIKDNPCDVLICNPELVKTGLDLLEYPTIIFYQTTYNVFTLKQAARRSWRIGQTNNVWVIFMAYKNTAQRKALSLISKKVAAANSLEGRLSLGGDLAGLEEASTSLQMQLAKAISSGAMGGNDNIETTKWTFVPREWDAFESLYLELQEIMQKNAKVKAKDVDEPLELKPSAVPKKRKTNPLPITLIDEDEKITIYKRVRRGKMYFDEAIDVTRAEIQLMVQDNGPIQLSLF, from the coding sequence ATGAGCAGTAGCATTGTCACTGCAAGCTTCGCAGATTTGGTGAAAAATAAAGCTAGTGTGCTCTCAGGAGCGATTAGCCGAATTGTTCAGCCAAAATTCAAAGGAGTAGAGAACCCAAAAAAGTATGAAGGTCAGATGAGATCGCTTCTACAATTAAAGAGAGCTCCATTTCCAAGACAAGCTAGGCTAATTGCGGCCAGCAGTGAACACTTAAAAAAGAATGACTCACTCATTATTAGCGCAGAGATGGGCACAGGAAAGACAATATCGGGGATCAGCATTGCTTATCTCATTACGTTGGCTTGCCAAGGCTTTAACAAAAATCCAATCAAACCGTTTAAAACTTTTATCATGTGTCCATCTCACCTAGTTTCTAAGTGGGCTTCGGAGATAGAAGTGACATTAGGCAAAAAGGATAAAGCTGCTATTCCATATCAAATTGTTATCGTAAAACGATGGGACGATTTGGCTGGCTATCATCTACGCGCACTTGAAAATAAAACATACTTTTTTATCCTATCTAAAGAGACTGCGAAGCTCTCTTACCCAAAACGTGCCACATATAATATGCGTAAGCGATTGATTGTTAACGAGAATGAGGAAAAGGTACTCTCTTATCAATACACATGCCCTGATTGTGGATGTATTCTTGATGAGTCACCTTTTAAATATCATACTCCTGATATCCAGCGCGTATGTGATTGTGGTTCTGTTTTGAGACAAGTGGATAAAAATAAATCATCAAATACTCGCCTATCTGTTGCAGAATACATCAAAAAGCAGTTCCCAAAAGGTTGGATCGATATTTTATTCTTGGATGAACTCCATGAATTAAAAGGCGGTGATACTGGACAAGGAAATGCTTTTGGTGCTATTGCTTCAATGTCAAAAAAGTGTGTGGGCTTAACCGGTACACTTCTTAATGGCTATGCAAGTAGTTTATTCTACATCCTTTATCGTTTAAACCCTCGCTTAATGAAAGAAACCTTGAAACTTCAATATAAAGATGTTGAGAGGTTTGTTGAACTCTACGGTGCCCGTGAGGAAATTTACGACGCAAAAGAGTCAAACACGGAGGGGGTTGTTACAAAAAAAGGTGCAAAAGTTTCCATGAAAGAAATACCACGTATTAGCCCTTATCTTTTGACATTGCTTTTACCATTCACAATCTTTTTAAGGTTAGACGAGATGAATATCGAGTTACCTGATTATGAAGAGAGCGTTGAATTGGTAGAACCTGATAAAGAGTGGCTTAGTACATATCAAAACTACCTTAGCGATATAGCGAAGGAAGTTAGAGAAGATAAAAGGGTACTTGGTGCTCTTGCAAATGATGCGATAAGTGTATGTGATTTACCATTTATGGACTTTGCGCCTAACTTTGGTCAATCATTCTATAAAGCGCCAGTGGATGAAAGCTTCATCACGGCAAAAGAAAAAGCACTTATTAACAAGGTAAGAGATGAACTAAAAAAAGGGCGTAAGTGCCTTGTGTTTGCAACTTACACAAATCTTGGTGTTTCTAAGCGATTACAAACATTGCTCAGTGAGAGATTGAAAGGGTTCGTTATTAAATGCCTTCCAAGTTCAGTTGAAGCCTCTAAAAGAGAGAAATGGATCAAAGATAATCCTTGCGATGTTTTGATTTGTAATCCCGAATTGGTTAAGACTGGTTTGGATCTACTTGAATATCCAACCATTATCTTTTATCAGACGACTTACAACGTTTTTACGTTGAAGCAAGCGGCTAGGAGAAGTTGGAGAATTGGTCAAACAAATAACGTGTGGGTCATTTTTATGGCGTATAAAAATACGGCACAACGAAAGGCTCTTTCCTTGATTTCCAAGAAAGTTGCAGCAGCCAATAGTTTAGAAGGACGCTTATCATTAGGTGGCGATCTTGCTGGATTAGAAGAAGCAAGTACCTCTTTGCAGATGCAACTTGCCAAAGCAATATCGAGTGGTGCTATGGGAGGTAATGACAATATAGAGACTACAAAATGGACTTTTGTTCCTAGAGAATGGGATGCGTTTGAGAGCTTGTACCTTGAACTCCAAGAAATAATGCAGAAAAATGCAAAAGTGAAAGCAAAAGACGTTGATGAGCCTCTTGAATTAAAACCTTCAGCAGTTCCGAAAAAGAGAAAAACAAATCCATTACCAATCACGTTAATAGATGAGGATGAAAAAATCACCATTTATAAACGTGTGAGAAGAGGCAAAATGTATTTTGATGAAGCGATTGATGTAACAAGAGCTGAAATTCAGTTAATGGTACAAGACAATGGACCAATTCAATTGAGCCTTTTCTAG
- a CDS encoding DUF7659 family protein, with product MKYLSDYMNDKQSALFDQYGVFFAFSQEQFLTARKEGVTYVDVGAGMIVPKEHVEVVMKSLDEIYQNGIKQDIAENGIDVIIKRELGNYECYYTGDISDAVEALEDYGISRDQVEKIFKNN from the coding sequence ATGAAATATTTATCAGACTACATGAATGACAAACAGAGTGCATTGTTTGACCAATACGGCGTATTTTTCGCTTTCAGTCAAGAACAGTTTTTAACAGCTAGAAAAGAAGGCGTTACATATGTTGATGTCGGTGCTGGAATGATTGTTCCAAAAGAGCATGTTGAAGTTGTTATGAAAAGCCTTGATGAAATTTATCAAAATGGCATAAAACAAGATATTGCTGAGAATGGTATTGATGTAATCATTAAACGAGAGCTTGGAAATTACGAGTGTTACTATACCGGTGACATTAGTGATGCAGTTGAAGCTCTCGAAGATTATGGTATTAGCCGTGATCAAGTGGAAAAAATATTCAAAAACAATTAG
- the ltrA gene encoding group II intron reverse transcriptase/maturase: protein MSKIIENPKRQTLRNNEYYDFQVVQDQLYADSLNDKIFTNLMSKITDRDNVLLAYRNIKKNTGSNTKGTDGKTIAYLARMEPDDLVKFVEAKLKNYQPQAVRRVEIPKPDGKMRPLGIPTISDRLVQQCILQVLEPICEAKFYKHSYGFRPLRGTKHAIARAYHLAHKNNLHYVVDVDIKGFFDNIDHGKLLKQLWTLGIRDKALIAIISKLLKAEIEGIGTPEKGTPQGGIISPLLANVALNEFDHWIASQWVNMKTKSTHTGRQAQTHKIEAIKQSNLKEVYIVRYADDFKLFCRNHNHAKRIFEATKLWLKERLGLEISPEKSKIVNLRKSYSDFLGIKLKVTTKGKVKNKNDNKWVVKSHIGLKAFKKILLTMREHAKAVQKPKDSGKSAVMRLNSYIIGVHNYYNCATNCNLDFSAIAYRTRSILKNRLKPRKAKEKEPIPKYIKDMYGKSKQLRFVYDTPLIPIGYVQHQTQLNYRGYSIYKANDREQIHTEQKAVPIENLKYLVANPAKGQSAEYNDNRISLYVGQYGKCYVLGNTLDVDEIHCHHKKPRALNGKDEYKNLVILHANVHRLIHATDNETINRFTNLLELNAGQLERVNKLRVLAGNQLIA from the coding sequence TTGAGTAAAATCATAGAGAACCCAAAGCGACAAACATTACGCAACAACGAATATTATGACTTCCAAGTTGTTCAAGATCAATTGTATGCTGATAGCCTTAATGACAAGATATTTACCAATCTGATGAGTAAAATCACCGATAGGGACAATGTCTTATTAGCATATCGAAACATCAAGAAAAATACAGGAAGTAATACCAAGGGAACGGACGGTAAAACGATTGCTTATTTAGCAAGAATGGAGCCCGATGATCTCGTTAAGTTTGTTGAAGCGAAATTAAAAAATTACCAACCCCAAGCGGTACGCAGAGTAGAAATACCAAAGCCAGATGGAAAAATGAGACCTTTAGGCATACCTACCATTAGTGATAGGTTAGTCCAACAATGTATACTTCAAGTGTTAGAGCCAATTTGTGAAGCAAAGTTCTATAAGCACAGTTATGGTTTCAGACCTCTAAGAGGAACGAAACACGCCATAGCCAGAGCGTATCACTTAGCACATAAAAACAACCTACACTACGTCGTAGACGTTGATATCAAAGGTTTCTTTGACAATATTGACCACGGTAAACTACTTAAACAATTATGGACACTAGGAATAAGGGATAAAGCATTAATTGCTATCATCTCCAAACTCCTAAAGGCAGAAATTGAAGGAATTGGAACTCCAGAGAAAGGAACTCCCCAAGGTGGTATCATATCACCCCTGTTAGCAAACGTCGCTCTTAATGAGTTTGACCACTGGATAGCAAGTCAATGGGTTAATATGAAAACAAAATCCACACATACAGGAAGACAAGCTCAAACACATAAGATTGAAGCTATCAAACAATCCAATCTCAAAGAGGTCTATATCGTAAGATATGCCGACGATTTCAAACTCTTCTGTCGGAACCATAATCACGCAAAACGTATCTTTGAAGCTACTAAACTATGGCTCAAAGAAAGGCTAGGACTTGAAATAAGCCCTGAAAAGTCAAAGATAGTCAATCTTCGGAAAAGCTATTCAGACTTCTTAGGCATCAAACTCAAAGTCACCACAAAGGGTAAAGTAAAGAATAAAAACGATAATAAATGGGTTGTAAAATCTCATATAGGCTTAAAAGCTTTTAAAAAGATTCTACTAACCATGAGAGAACACGCAAAGGCTGTGCAGAAACCGAAAGATTCAGGGAAAAGCGCAGTCATGCGCCTGAACTCCTATATCATCGGCGTACACAATTATTACAATTGTGCCACTAACTGCAATCTCGACTTTAGTGCAATCGCCTATCGTACTCGTTCAATCCTTAAGAATAGATTGAAACCACGCAAAGCAAAAGAGAAAGAACCTATACCAAAATACATAAAGGATATGTACGGAAAGAGTAAACAGCTTCGGTTTGTTTATGACACTCCTCTTATCCCCATAGGATATGTTCAACATCAAACACAGCTCAATTATCGAGGCTACTCGATATATAAAGCAAACGATAGAGAACAAATCCACACTGAACAAAAAGCAGTACCAATTGAAAATCTGAAATACTTAGTAGCCAATCCCGCAAAAGGTCAATCTGCTGAATATAACGATAATCGGATATCGCTCTATGTCGGACAATATGGAAAATGTTATGTATTAGGTAATACATTAGATGTAGATGAAATTCATTGTCACCACAAAAAGCCTCGTGCTTTAAATGGTAAGGATGAATACAAGAATTTAGTCATTTTACATGCAAATGTGCATAGACTGATTCATGCTACGGATAACGAAACAATAAATAGGTTTACCAATCTTTTAGAGCTCAATGCTGGACAACTCGAAAGAGTAAACAAGCTTAGAGTTCTTGCAGGGAATCAATTGATAGCTTAG
- a CDS encoding toprim domain-containing protein, whose amino-acid sequence MISSKDVQNAFTRYDFLELMYQAGFKPSKYLKQSEIDNKKYITIRCSDHDDGEEGKKRASCVVNMDSFSFSCKSCGHHGNLFDVAMMIKRTDSFPEAVNYLAGLKGIVDNGSSTSSFTHYKPLEKKSVNPVIEQIKYFTFDPTKAYRTFTNEELIAGYPGFSDLLKFKAIMTVLIRHSLETDQTKKIEYLCNERKINPNNPRLKRVGLLPKWKDDKDFWKWFERTFPVADLVRFGLYRSSDAKFAPLTWKYFSEDMIVFPNQDLYSDLYHGAQLRYIVKPEWSPAKEMQLTQTSLVHPIPFAFSREVLMSSKPIFITEGSVDGLSTDKDFAANPGVNTYYKPYLGLFQGKKVFVAYDMDKAGQKATWGYQSVNVFNPRKNKRVPHTFENTVIGNQRAKRYIEKIKKVQAEFSITIHKGLLEDLRDAGVNASALVWSVALGNDLNELRQKYGELSNEFFQIIKLGE is encoded by the coding sequence ATGATTAGTTCAAAAGATGTTCAAAATGCTTTTACGCGATATGACTTCTTGGAGTTAATGTATCAGGCTGGCTTTAAGCCATCAAAGTATCTTAAACAAAGCGAAATCGATAACAAAAAGTACATTACAATTCGTTGCAGTGATCACGATGATGGTGAAGAAGGAAAGAAAAGAGCGAGTTGTGTTGTTAACATGGATTCGTTTTCGTTTTCGTGTAAAAGTTGCGGGCATCACGGAAATCTATTTGATGTTGCCATGATGATTAAGCGTACTGATAGTTTCCCTGAAGCTGTTAATTACCTTGCTGGTCTAAAAGGCATCGTCGATAATGGATCTTCTACGTCATCTTTTACTCACTATAAACCATTAGAAAAGAAGAGTGTTAATCCTGTTATTGAGCAGATTAAATACTTTACCTTTGATCCGACAAAGGCATATAGAACTTTCACCAATGAAGAGCTCATAGCTGGATATCCTGGCTTTTCTGATTTGTTGAAATTTAAAGCCATTATGACGGTTTTGATTCGCCATTCACTCGAAACTGATCAAACTAAAAAAATTGAGTACCTCTGCAACGAGAGAAAAATTAATCCAAATAATCCAAGACTCAAACGCGTAGGCTTATTGCCAAAGTGGAAAGATGATAAAGATTTTTGGAAATGGTTTGAAAGGACTTTTCCTGTGGCAGATTTAGTGAGGTTTGGACTTTATCGTTCGTCTGATGCTAAATTTGCACCTTTAACATGGAAATATTTTAGTGAAGACATGATTGTGTTTCCAAATCAAGACCTTTATTCAGACTTATATCATGGTGCGCAACTGCGTTACATTGTAAAGCCTGAGTGGAGTCCTGCAAAAGAGATGCAACTCACGCAAACATCCTTAGTTCATCCAATACCATTTGCTTTTAGCAGAGAGGTCTTAATGAGCTCAAAGCCAATCTTTATTACGGAGGGTTCTGTTGATGGGCTTTCTACAGATAAAGATTTTGCCGCTAATCCAGGAGTCAATACCTATTACAAGCCATATCTTGGACTATTTCAAGGGAAAAAGGTTTTTGTAGCTTATGACATGGACAAAGCCGGGCAAAAAGCTACATGGGGATATCAAAGCGTAAATGTTTTTAACCCTCGAAAAAACAAACGAGTGCCGCATACCTTTGAAAATACTGTTATTGGAAATCAAAGAGCAAAAAGGTACATCGAAAAAATTAAAAAAGTACAGGCCGAATTTTCCATAACAATCCATAAGGGACTCTTGGAAGATTTAAGAGATGCTGGCGTAAATGCTTCAGCGCTTGTGTGGTCCGTAGCTTTAGGAAATGATCTCAATGAGTTGCGCCAAAAATACGGCGAGCTTAGTAATGAATTTTTCCAAATCATAAAATTAGGAGAGTGA
- a CDS encoding putative periplasmic lipoprotein, whose product MKSLFMLFAIALLLTGCTTKVTRVYTPNETVPAKEVQANASESDVGYAAGQAAGAAVFAGAYVLTLPIRIVENIAK is encoded by the coding sequence ATGAAAAGTTTGTTTATGTTGTTTGCAATTGCGTTATTATTGACTGGTTGCACAACAAAGGTAACACGAGTTTATACGCCGAATGAAACCGTACCTGCCAAAGAAGTTCAAGCTAATGCTTCTGAGTCAGACGTAGGTTATGCGGCTGGACAAGCAGCAGGCGCTGCTGTATTTGCTGGTGCGTATGTTCTTACGTTACCTATTCGTATTGTTGAAAACATAGCTAAATAG